A region of Gemmatimonadota bacterium DNA encodes the following proteins:
- a CDS encoding ABC transporter ATP-binding protein, producing the protein MTPPVLSLDAVSRRFGSTVAVDGVSLAVAPGEFFSLLGPSGCGKTTTLRLIAGFEQPDAGRVQMLGEDVTLRRPYERPIGMVFQSYAIFPHLTVSGNVAFGLEERRVPRGEIAGRVARALELVRLDPSEFAHRRPAELSGGQRQRVALARALVLEPPILLLDEPLAALDLQLRKEMQLELKALNRRLGITFILVTHDQEEALVMSDRIAVMHAGRVEQVGTPAEIYEAPRTAFVAEFIGEANFFDLVAADGTPVRAALRPEWLDLHRPGMSPASESSRAGVVRETIFLGETLHVVVVLGDGQVVRVALRNEGLLTKPLPWAAGEAVEVAWHPADAQVLEG; encoded by the coding sequence CTGACCCCGCCGGTCCTCTCCCTCGACGCCGTCTCCCGTCGCTTCGGCAGCACCGTGGCGGTCGACGGCGTCTCGCTTGCCGTGGCGCCGGGAGAGTTCTTCTCGCTCCTCGGCCCATCCGGCTGCGGCAAGACCACGACGCTCCGGTTGATCGCCGGCTTCGAACAGCCCGACGCCGGGCGCGTGCAGATGCTCGGCGAGGATGTCACCTTGCGTCGGCCGTATGAACGGCCGATCGGGATGGTGTTCCAGAGCTACGCGATCTTCCCGCACCTGACCGTGTCCGGGAACGTGGCCTTCGGGCTGGAAGAGCGGCGCGTCCCGCGTGGAGAGATTGCGGGGCGCGTCGCGCGCGCCCTCGAGCTGGTGCGGCTCGACCCGAGCGAGTTTGCGCATCGCCGGCCGGCCGAGCTCTCCGGTGGCCAACGCCAGCGCGTCGCCCTGGCGCGCGCCCTGGTGCTCGAGCCGCCGATCCTCCTCCTGGATGAACCGCTCGCCGCCCTCGACCTCCAGCTCCGCAAGGAGATGCAGCTCGAGCTCAAGGCGCTCAACCGTCGACTCGGCATCACCTTCATCCTGGTGACGCACGATCAGGAAGAAGCGCTGGTGATGTCCGATCGGATCGCGGTGATGCATGCCGGCCGGGTCGAACAGGTGGGTACGCCGGCCGAGATCTACGAGGCACCGCGCACGGCGTTCGTTGCCGAGTTCATTGGCGAGGCGAATTTCTTCGACCTCGTCGCTGCAGACGGAACGCCCGTGCGGGCCGCCCTGCGCCCCGAGTGGCTCGACCTGCACCGCCCCGGGATGAGTCCCGCCAGCGAATCATCCCGCGCCGGGGTGGTGCGCGAGACGATCTTCCTCGGCGAGACGCTCCACGTGGTGGTGGTGCTCGGCGACGGCCAGGTCGTGCGCGTCGCGCTGCGGAATGAGGGCTTGCTGACCAAGCCGCTGCCGTGGGCCGCCGGCGAGGCGGTCGAGGTGGCGTGGCATCCGGCTGACGCTCAGGTGCTTGAAGGGTGA
- a CDS encoding DUF3224 domain-containing protein: MPRLHAAGPFDVKLLPQQDDPATAGPFGRMLLDKRFHGDLEGTSNGQMLAGRTAVAGSAAYVAMESVTGSLHGRRGNFMLCHVGIMNRGVASLNVSVVPDSGTDELVGLTGTLQIIIEDGKHSYHFDYTLDQE, translated from the coding sequence ATGCCCCGTCTCCACGCTGCCGGCCCATTCGACGTCAAACTCCTCCCCCAGCAGGACGACCCTGCCACCGCGGGCCCCTTCGGCCGGATGCTGCTCGACAAGCGCTTCCATGGCGATCTCGAGGGGACCAGCAACGGCCAGATGCTGGCCGGGCGCACCGCCGTGGCCGGCTCGGCGGCGTACGTGGCCATGGAGTCGGTCACCGGCTCGCTGCACGGGCGGCGCGGCAACTTCATGTTGTGCCATGTGGGCATCATGAACCGCGGCGTCGCGTCGCTGAACGTCTCCGTCGTCCCCGATTCCGGTACCGATGAGCTGGTCGGCCTGACCGGCACGCTGCAGATCATCATCGAGGACGGCAAGCACTCGTATCACTTCGACTACACCCTCGACCAGGAGTAG
- a CDS encoding OsmC family protein has translation MGRYTSTATWERGDATFTDQRYSRRHTLHFDGGVSVPGSSSPQVVPTPMSDPSAVDPEELFVASLSACHLLWFLSIAAARGFRVERYRDEAEGMLAKDGAGRLVMTVVTLRPAVEWSGELQPTAAEVDTMHHEAHRLCFIANSVTTEVRCAPAPFLPRSDA, from the coding sequence ATGGGTCGGTACACCAGCACCGCGACATGGGAGCGTGGCGACGCCACGTTCACCGATCAGCGCTACTCCCGGCGCCACACCCTGCACTTCGATGGCGGCGTGTCGGTGCCCGGGTCATCCTCGCCGCAGGTCGTGCCGACGCCGATGTCCGATCCGTCGGCGGTCGACCCGGAGGAGCTCTTCGTCGCGTCGCTCTCGGCCTGCCACCTCCTCTGGTTCCTCAGCATTGCCGCGGCGCGGGGATTTCGAGTCGAGCGCTATCGCGATGAGGCCGAGGGAATGCTGGCAAAGGACGGCGCCGGACGATTGGTGATGACGGTCGTGACGCTGCGGCCCGCAGTCGAGTGGAGCGGCGAACTGCAGCCGACGGCCGCTGAGGTCGATACGATGCACCATGAGGCTCACCGCCTCTGCTTTATTGCCAACTCGGTCACCACCGAGGTGCGCTGCGCACCCGCCCCATTCCTGCCCCGGAGCGATGCATGA